A window of Thermodesulfovibrio thiophilus DSM 17215 genomic DNA:
TAATAAAACCATTGAATCATGAAGATACAGCTATTTGTGTACGTGCAGAGAGAGCTTTTCTGAGCATAATGGGAGGAGGCTGTCAGGTGCCTCTTGCATGTCATGCAAAAATACTAAAACAAAATAATAAAACAACTATAAACATAGAAGGGATACTAGGGGATCCTGATGGTAAATGGTCAATTATACGAGGTTCAAGAAATGGTAGTCTTTCTCAGGCAAATATCCTTGCTGAAGACCTTGCCAGAGAATTGCTAGATAAAGGAGGCAATCCTAATTTACTAGTAGAATAATCAAGAACCATTTTTCTGTGATTTTTGAAATGAAATTTTCAGATTATTTTAAATAGTGCGTGAATAGGAAATTTAAAATCTTTACCGGTAAATTCAGGAGGTAACAGTGAAAAATGGCAAGGTTTACCTTGTAGGAGCAGGACCCGGTGATGCGGGTTTAATTACAGTTAAAGGATTAAGAGCAATACAGCGAGCTGACTGTATTGTTTATGATTTTCACATAAATCCTAGACTTTTAACTTATGCAAGAGAAGATGTGGAGTTTATTTATGCTGGAAAAAGAGGCGGCCATCATGAAATGACTCAAGATGATATAAACCGCGTGCTTATTGAGAAAGCAAAGGAAGGCAACGTTGTATGCAGGTTAAAAGGCGGAGATCCTTTTGTTTTTGGAAGAGGTGGTGAAGAGGCTGAAGTTCTTGCTAACGAGGGAATTATATTTGAGATAATACCTGGCATAAGTTCTGTTATTGCTGTTCCTGCTTATGCTGGAATTCCGGTTACTCATCGCAGAGTAGCATCAGCCTTTACAGTTATAACAGGCAACGAAGATCTGTCAAAGCAGGAAAGGATTTTCACACATCTCAGAGCATTAAATAACTCAGAGACAATGATTTTTTTGATGTGTGTGAAGAATCTTGAAACAATAACTGATAAATTGCTTAATGAAGGCTTAAATCCTCAAACACCGTCAGCAATTATTCGGTGGGGCACAAGACCAGAGCAAAAGGTTGTTACTGGCACAATATCAGAGATTGCTAAACTTGCAAAAGACCATAACATTTCACCCCCGGCAATCCTTGTAATAGGTGAGGTGGTGAGCTTAAGAGAAAAACTTAACTGGTATGAAAGAAAGCCTCTTTACGGACAGAGAATTTTAATAACCAGACAGTTAACAGATGATTATTTAAAACTTGAAGAGCTTGGAGCTGAGCTTTTTGTATTTCCAACAATTAATTTTTTGCCACCTGAGGATTTTACAGAGCTTGATAATTCTATAAAAAACATAAAAAGTTATAACTATATAGTATTTCCATCCCCACGGGCTGTCAATTTCTTTTTTAAAAGATTTATCTTTCTTGGTAAAGACGTAAGGGATTTAAAGGGAGTTTTGATCTGTGTCCTTGGACAAGAAACCGCAAATACATTGAAAAAGTACGGCATAAATGCCGATATTATTCCTGATGAATTTAACGCTGAAGCAGTGGCAGAGCTCTTTAAAAAGAAAGTTATTCATGAATCTCCATCTTCAATTCGTATTCTCTATCCAAGATCTGATATTGCACTTAAGTCATTCGCTAAAGCGATGCAAAATGCTGGTGTTGTTGTTGATGCTCCAGAAACATACAGGACAGTAAAACCATCAGAGCATGCCAAAAGACTTTCAAGATTTTTAATGGAAGGAAAAATCACAGTTGCAACATTCACATCTCCTTCAAGTTTTAATAATCTTTTTGAAATGCTCAAGGATGAAGTCAAAAATGTCCTAAAAGACTTAACAATTGCAGCAATTGGAAAAACCACTGCAAAAGCTATAGAAGAAAAAGGTTATAAAGTAAGCATTATGCCA
This region includes:
- the cobA gene encoding uroporphyrinogen-III C-methyltransferase yields the protein MKNGKVYLVGAGPGDAGLITVKGLRAIQRADCIVYDFHINPRLLTYAREDVEFIYAGKRGGHHEMTQDDINRVLIEKAKEGNVVCRLKGGDPFVFGRGGEEAEVLANEGIIFEIIPGISSVIAVPAYAGIPVTHRRVASAFTVITGNEDLSKQERIFTHLRALNNSETMIFLMCVKNLETITDKLLNEGLNPQTPSAIIRWGTRPEQKVVTGTISEIAKLAKDHNISPPAILVIGEVVSLREKLNWYERKPLYGQRILITRQLTDDYLKLEELGAELFVFPTINFLPPEDFTELDNSIKNIKSYNYIVFPSPRAVNFFFKRFIFLGKDVRDLKGVLICVLGQETANTLKKYGINADIIPDEFNAEAVAELFKKKVIHESPSSIRILYPRSDIALKSFAKAMQNAGVVVDAPETYRTVKPSEHAKRLSRFLMEGKITVATFTSPSSFNNLFEMLKDEVKNVLKDLTIAAIGKTTAKAIEEKGYKVSIMPDRSTIKDMVEAIIRWGKQK